A part of Desulfotomaculum nigrificans DSM 574 genomic DNA contains:
- the fdnG gene encoding formate dehydrogenase-N subunit alpha, with product MRKISRRDFLKALSLGAGLTLVASPALASNSESKITGEKLPSKIRKVKETYTVCAFCGCGCGIILYSDSNNKIVFCEGDPDHPINEGSLCSKGNAIIETYNVIDKKQGRITNKLRVTKPLYRAPGSTKWEEKSWDWVLSEIAKRVKKTRDESFEEKDAKGVTVNRTTAIATFGSASLDNEENYLLHKMFRSWGLINIEHHARLUHSSTVAGLAASFGRGVMTNHFIDYKNSDVIMMIGSNSAENHPQAMKWILKAKEKGGKLIVVDPRLNKSAGMADIHARLRPGTDIAFINGMINYIIENNLYHKDYIINHTNASFLVNPDYKFEDGLFSGFTEKDGKKSYDTATWQYQQDGDQIKKDPTLQDPNCVFQLLKKHVSRYDIKTVCQITGTPEETYRKVCELFGSTGKPDKAGNVVYAMGITQHTHGTQNCRALCVLQLLLGNIGIAGGGVNAQRGESNVQGSTDMAMLNNNLPGYIGMIYADKHPTLKDYLEKEVPKTSYWSNKGKFLISMFKAWYGDKATKENDFAYDWIPKHDGKNRSHMGIFEQMSQGKIKGMFAWGQNPAVGGPSSFQGRKALEKLDWLVAVDLFETETAAFWHRPEADPTQIKTEVFLLPAAMSYEKEGTVTNSGRWVQFRYKAVNPPGEAKSDLWIADRLFKAVRKEYQNGGKFPDPILNMVWNYDKPGEDEPNIEQVALEINGYDVATKQALPGFAKLADDGSTACGCWILSGYWAMDKEAKTVAAKRRLLKDKSGLGLFPQFAFAWPANRRIVYNRCSADAAGNPWNPQKAIIKWDPVKGNWDNADVPDFKAAEPAKDPNGKPTPIPPDKTQSFFMNEEGYGRLFAVKGVNDGPLPEHYEPIESPVKNILSKQQNMPLATRFKGDFSKVAETASEKYPYIGTTHRVVEHYQSGAVTRSSPSLAEASAHMFANISPKLAQKIGVKTGDDVVIETVRGQITCKVAVSAVCLPLNVNGKEVEVIGMPWCFGYQGIATGASANDLTPSVGDPNTNIPEYKAFLCNIKKASKH from the coding sequence ATGAGGAAAATAAGCAGGCGCGATTTTTTAAAAGCTTTAAGCTTAGGGGCTGGACTAACCCTCGTGGCTAGTCCTGCCCTTGCTTCTAATTCAGAGAGTAAAATTACCGGTGAGAAATTACCTTCCAAAATAAGAAAGGTTAAAGAAACCTATACAGTCTGCGCCTTCTGCGGCTGCGGCTGCGGTATTATTCTTTATAGTGACAGCAACAACAAGATTGTCTTCTGCGAAGGTGACCCTGATCATCCCATTAACGAAGGCTCCCTTTGCTCCAAAGGTAACGCCATCATCGAAACTTATAACGTTATAGATAAGAAACAAGGCCGTATTACCAACAAACTGCGGGTAACCAAGCCTCTCTACCGGGCTCCCGGCAGCACCAAGTGGGAAGAAAAAAGCTGGGATTGGGTCCTCAGTGAAATTGCTAAGCGGGTGAAGAAAACCCGTGACGAGTCCTTTGAGGAGAAGGATGCGAAGGGTGTTACCGTAAACAGGACCACGGCCATTGCTACCTTTGGTAGTGCTTCCCTGGATAACGAAGAAAACTACTTACTGCATAAAATGTTTAGATCGTGGGGGCTTATAAATATAGAGCACCACGCCCGTCTCTGACACTCCTCCACAGTAGCCGGTCTGGCTGCTTCTTTTGGACGGGGTGTTATGACTAACCATTTTATTGATTATAAAAACTCTGATGTAATCATGATGATTGGCTCCAACTCAGCCGAGAACCACCCGCAGGCCATGAAATGGATTTTGAAGGCTAAAGAAAAGGGCGGTAAGCTGATTGTTGTTGACCCAAGACTTAATAAATCCGCTGGTATGGCTGATATCCATGCCCGGTTGCGTCCCGGCACTGATATTGCCTTTATCAACGGAATGATTAACTATATAATTGAAAACAACCTCTACCATAAGGATTACATTATTAACCACACCAACGCCAGTTTCCTGGTTAACCCTGATTATAAGTTTGAGGATGGTTTATTCTCCGGGTTTACCGAGAAAGACGGTAAAAAATCTTATGATACCGCCACCTGGCAGTATCAGCAAGACGGGGATCAAATAAAGAAAGATCCTACCTTACAGGATCCTAACTGTGTTTTCCAACTGTTGAAGAAACACGTAAGCCGTTATGATATTAAGACTGTCTGCCAGATTACCGGTACTCCGGAAGAAACCTATAGAAAGGTTTGCGAACTGTTCGGATCCACCGGTAAACCGGATAAAGCAGGTAACGTGGTTTACGCCATGGGTATTACCCAGCACACCCACGGTACCCAGAACTGCCGGGCCCTTTGCGTGCTGCAGCTGCTGTTGGGCAACATTGGTATTGCCGGTGGCGGTGTGAACGCCCAGCGGGGTGAATCCAACGTGCAGGGTTCCACCGATATGGCCATGCTGAACAATAACCTGCCCGGTTATATTGGCATGATTTATGCCGACAAGCATCCGACTCTAAAAGATTATCTCGAAAAGGAAGTTCCCAAGACCAGTTACTGGTCCAATAAAGGGAAGTTTCTAATCAGCATGTTCAAAGCCTGGTACGGCGACAAAGCCACCAAAGAGAATGATTTTGCCTATGATTGGATTCCTAAACATGACGGCAAAAACCGTTCTCATATGGGTATTTTTGAGCAAATGTCCCAGGGTAAGATCAAAGGCATGTTTGCCTGGGGGCAAAACCCGGCTGTTGGTGGGCCGTCTTCCTTCCAGGGACGTAAAGCGCTGGAAAAATTGGATTGGCTGGTGGCTGTGGACCTGTTTGAAACTGAGACAGCAGCCTTCTGGCACCGGCCGGAAGCAGATCCCACCCAAATTAAGACTGAAGTATTCTTATTACCTGCCGCCATGTCCTATGAAAAAGAAGGTACCGTTACCAACAGCGGCCGCTGGGTTCAATTCCGTTATAAAGCTGTTAACCCGCCAGGAGAAGCCAAGAGTGACCTGTGGATTGCCGACCGACTGTTTAAAGCAGTCCGCAAAGAATACCAGAATGGCGGTAAATTCCCTGACCCAATTCTTAACATGGTTTGGAATTACGATAAGCCTGGCGAAGATGAGCCCAACATTGAGCAGGTAGCCCTGGAAATTAACGGCTATGATGTGGCCACCAAGCAAGCTCTGCCCGGCTTTGCCAAGCTGGCTGACGATGGCTCCACTGCCTGTGGCTGCTGGATTCTCAGCGGTTACTGGGCCATGGACAAAGAAGCTAAGACAGTTGCGGCCAAACGCCGGCTGCTGAAAGATAAATCCGGCCTGGGCCTGTTCCCGCAATTTGCTTTCGCCTGGCCGGCCAACCGCCGTATTGTTTACAACCGTTGTTCAGCCGATGCAGCAGGTAATCCCTGGAACCCGCAAAAGGCCATCATTAAGTGGGATCCGGTAAAAGGTAACTGGGACAATGCCGATGTGCCTGACTTTAAGGCCGCAGAACCGGCCAAGGACCCCAATGGCAAACCCACTCCGATACCGCCGGATAAAACCCAATCCTTCTTTATGAATGAAGAAGGTTATGGTCGGTTGTTTGCCGTTAAGGGCGTCAATGACGGCCCGTTACCGGAACACTATGAACCCATTGAGAGTCCGGTTAAAAATATTCTGTCCAAACAGCAGAATATGCCTTTAGCTACCAGGTTTAAGGGAGACTTTAGTAAAGTGGCGGAAACCGCCAGTGAAAAATATCCTTATATTGGTACTACCCACCGGGTGGTGGAGCATTATCAGAGTGGTGCGGTCACCCGTAGTTCTCCATCACTGGCTGAAGCTTCTGCTCACATGTTTGCCAACATTTCACCTAAACTGGCCCAGAAAATCGGGGTTAAAACAGGTGATGATGTAGTCATTGAAACTGTCCGGGGTCAAATAACCTGCAAAGTGGCAGTGTCTGCGGTATGCCTGCCCCTTAACGTTAATGGTAAAGAAGTTGAGGTGATTGGTATGCCCTGGTGCTTTGGCTATCAAGGGATTGCCACCGGTGCCAGCGCCAATGACCTGACACCCAGTGTAGGTGACCCGAACACCAATATTCCGGAATATAAGGCCTTCCTGTGTAACATCAAGAAAGCCAGCAAACATTAA
- a CDS encoding twin-arginine translocase TatA/TatE family subunit: MIERGVDTFFEGILQPTHLFLILIVVLIIFGPGKLPEVGKAMGRTVSEFRKATSANFEQQEEKKEQLSPAKEESGDKK; this comes from the coding sequence ATGATAGAAAGGGGAGTGGACACCTTCTTCGAGGGAATTCTCCAGCCAACCCACCTGTTCCTGATCCTTATTGTGGTTTTAATTATTTTTGGACCAGGCAAATTACCTGAGGTGGGCAAAGCCATGGGTAGGACAGTAAGTGAGTTCAGAAAGGCTACTTCAGCCAACTTTGAACAACAAGAAGAGAAAAAAGAGCAATTATCTCCGGCTAAAGAAGAATCCGGGGATAAAAAGTAG
- the nrfD gene encoding NrfD/PsrC family molybdoenzyme membrane anchor subunit: protein MSENKGLLREIAEYKWKFRMTPTRKVLLLLGGLGIAVMIFRLATGLGLATNLNDHWPWGLWIGFDVLTGVALAGGGYGTAIIVHVLHRNKYHAIARSAMLTSLLGYLLVMAGLFMDIGQWFNFWRPFVSWGHTSVLFEVFWCVSCYTTVQVLEFFEIATEKVGTKYHSAFKKALPVLMIIGIIFPTLHQSSLGGLYLIMVDKLYPLWWSPYIGLMFLISSFFVGPAMICVETTLAGRAYNHEVPIPVLRGLVRISGVFMIIYLVLKFYDLANRGVFNLMFAGNLEGNLFLAEIILGVLIPIFIAFSGASSTRKGLLTFGILVSGGVILNRMNVVFTGMSKALGGWYFPSIMEWAVSIGLVSLGCLAYCFIAENFNILEHEHHKASA from the coding sequence ATGTCGGAAAATAAAGGATTACTCCGCGAAATCGCGGAATATAAGTGGAAGTTTAGAATGACTCCCACCCGCAAGGTGCTCCTCCTGCTGGGAGGCCTTGGTATAGCAGTGATGATTTTCCGTTTGGCCACCGGCTTAGGTTTGGCCACTAACTTAAATGACCACTGGCCCTGGGGGCTCTGGATTGGTTTTGACGTACTAACCGGGGTGGCCCTGGCCGGCGGTGGTTATGGTACCGCCATTATTGTACATGTACTGCACAGAAATAAATATCATGCCATCGCCCGCAGCGCCATGTTAACCTCTTTGTTAGGTTACCTGCTGGTAATGGCCGGTTTGTTTATGGATATCGGGCAATGGTTTAACTTCTGGCGGCCCTTTGTGTCATGGGGTCACACCTCAGTGCTGTTTGAGGTTTTCTGGTGTGTGTCCTGCTACACCACCGTCCAGGTGCTGGAATTCTTTGAGATTGCCACAGAAAAGGTGGGCACCAAATACCACAGTGCTTTCAAAAAAGCATTGCCTGTATTGATGATTATTGGTATTATCTTCCCCACTCTGCACCAGTCTTCGCTGGGCGGTCTGTACCTGATTATGGTGGATAAACTTTATCCTCTGTGGTGGTCACCTTACATTGGCTTAATGTTCCTGATTTCTTCCTTCTTTGTGGGTCCGGCCATGATTTGTGTAGAAACAACCCTGGCCGGCAGAGCTTATAACCATGAGGTACCCATCCCGGTATTACGGGGTCTGGTCAGAATTTCCGGGGTGTTTATGATCATTTACCTGGTCTTGAAATTCTATGACCTGGCTAACCGGGGCGTATTTAACTTAATGTTTGCAGGTAACCTGGAAGGTAATCTGTTCCTGGCAGAAATCATTCTGGGTGTGCTTATACCCATCTTTATCGCCTTCAGTGGTGCCAGTTCCACCCGTAAAGGCCTGCTTACCTTTGGTATACTGGTGAGCGGCGGGGTAATCCTTAACCGCATGAACGTAGTCTTTACCGGTATGTCTAAGGCTCTGGGTGGTTGGTACTTCCCGTCCATTATGGAATGGGCAGTAAGTATTGGTCTGGTGAGCCTGGGCTGCTTAGCTTACTGCTTCATTGCTGAAAACTTTAATATTTTGGAACACGAACACCACAAGGCATCTGCCTAA
- a CDS encoding stage V sporulation protein AE, translating into MTEKRNVILVTDGDLIARRTLEVAAKNVGARCISMSAGNPTRLSGQELVELIKSAAHDPVVVMFDDKGKEGQGLGEKALLEVYNHPDINILGVLAVASNSFCCDGAKVDVSVLKSGDLISGPVNKFGKATKRRLLQGDTVEILNDLDVPVIVGIGDIGKMEGADDYHYGARVTTRALHEIIERSGFNNAGSVREGSPQGASGSGEKH; encoded by the coding sequence TTGACGGAAAAGCGCAATGTTATTCTGGTCACCGATGGGGATTTAATAGCCCGCCGGACACTGGAGGTGGCAGCCAAAAACGTTGGCGCCCGTTGTATTTCCATGTCAGCCGGAAATCCAACCCGCTTAAGTGGACAGGAATTAGTGGAATTGATTAAAAGTGCGGCCCATGACCCGGTGGTGGTTATGTTTGACGACAAGGGTAAAGAAGGCCAGGGATTGGGCGAAAAGGCCTTGCTGGAAGTTTATAATCACCCTGACATCAATATACTGGGCGTTTTAGCCGTAGCCTCCAATAGCTTTTGTTGTGACGGTGCCAAAGTGGATGTTTCGGTGCTTAAATCAGGAGACTTAATCAGCGGTCCCGTTAATAAATTTGGCAAAGCCACCAAAAGAAGATTGTTGCAAGGCGATACGGTGGAAATATTAAATGATTTGGATGTGCCGGTAATTGTTGGTATCGGGGACATCGGTAAGATGGAGGGAGCGGATGATTACCATTATGGGGCCAGGGTGACTACCCGGGCCCTGCATGAAATTATTGAAAGGAGTGGCTTTAACAATGCCGGCAGCGTTAGAGAAGGAAGCCCCCAAGGTGCATCCGGATCTGGAGAAAAACATTAA
- a CDS encoding spore germination protein, translated as MPAALEKEAPKVHPDLEKNIKYLNDIMGHGKSFDIILRRFNVGGKEIAMYFVNGFVKDDIMSLILRNLDELKRSDISPNSLKKLFNEHINHIQVELVDNLEKVIDGVLSGPLALLIDGEEQALIIDLRQYPGRLPQEPDLEKVVRGPRDGFVETILMNTLLIRRRLRDPRLRNEAMQVGTRSKTDIVISYIEDIANPELVERVKKNLQKIKIDGIPMAEKAVEEIIQPGKYGNLFPKVRFTERPDVAVTHLLEGRILIMVDTSPSIIIVPSFLWDHLQAAEEYRQGPPVGVYIRWVRYIGVAITLFILPLWFLFAVQPELLPPALKFIGPSKMGKIPLIGQFLLAELAIDMIRLATIHTPTPLATSTGIIAALLIGDVAVKVGLFSSEVVMYTAIAAVASFMIPSYEMSWAVRIVRLFLLLATAAFRLPGLIIATLFTLAYLARTKSLGVPYLWPLIPFNAKEMLSVIIRTPVEIRNTRPAILHPRNPIRQAVPEPARKPGGKEEQGEK; from the coding sequence ATGCCGGCAGCGTTAGAGAAGGAAGCCCCCAAGGTGCATCCGGATCTGGAGAAAAACATTAAGTATTTAAATGACATCATGGGCCATGGCAAAAGTTTTGACATTATACTGCGGCGTTTTAATGTGGGCGGCAAAGAAATTGCCATGTACTTTGTGAACGGGTTTGTTAAGGATGATATCATGTCCCTTATCCTGCGCAACCTGGATGAACTAAAAAGGTCCGATATTAGTCCCAACAGCCTGAAGAAACTATTTAATGAACATATCAACCATATCCAGGTGGAATTGGTGGACAACCTGGAGAAGGTCATTGACGGGGTTTTAAGCGGCCCACTGGCTCTGTTAATTGATGGTGAAGAACAGGCCTTAATTATTGATTTACGCCAGTATCCCGGTCGGTTACCCCAAGAGCCGGATTTGGAAAAGGTAGTACGGGGGCCCCGGGACGGCTTTGTGGAAACCATACTCATGAATACCCTGCTCATCAGGCGGCGGTTAAGAGATCCCCGGCTTCGCAATGAGGCTATGCAAGTGGGTACCCGGTCCAAGACAGACATTGTGATTTCCTACATTGAAGATATTGCCAACCCGGAATTGGTGGAAAGAGTTAAAAAGAATTTACAAAAGATCAAAATTGACGGCATACCCATGGCGGAAAAGGCCGTTGAAGAGATAATCCAACCGGGTAAATACGGCAACCTGTTTCCTAAGGTCAGGTTTACGGAAAGACCGGATGTGGCGGTAACCCACCTGCTGGAAGGGCGAATTTTAATCATGGTGGATACATCTCCCAGCATAATTATTGTCCCCAGTTTCCTGTGGGACCACCTGCAGGCTGCTGAAGAGTACCGCCAGGGGCCGCCGGTTGGTGTTTATATCAGATGGGTGAGATACATAGGTGTGGCCATAACTTTATTTATCCTGCCTTTATGGTTCTTGTTCGCTGTCCAGCCGGAGCTTCTACCGCCTGCTTTGAAATTTATCGGGCCTTCCAAAATGGGAAAAATTCCGCTGATCGGACAGTTTCTGCTGGCTGAGCTGGCCATTGATATGATTAGATTGGCCACCATCCATACACCAACACCATTGGCCACATCCACCGGTATCATTGCTGCCTTGTTGATAGGTGATGTGGCCGTTAAAGTGGGATTGTTCAGTTCAGAAGTGGTCATGTATACGGCCATCGCTGCCGTAGCTTCCTTTATGATTCCCAGTTATGAGATGAGCTGGGCGGTGCGCATCGTCAGGCTGTTCCTGTTGTTAGCAACAGCGGCCTTCCGGTTACCGGGACTGATCATTGCCACCTTATTTACGCTGGCCTATTTGGCCAGAACCAAGTCCCTGGGTGTTCCCTACCTGTGGCCCTTGATTCCATTTAACGCCAAAGAAATGCTGTCGGTGATTATTCGTACACCGGTGGAAATTAGAAATACCAGGCCGGCCATCTTGCACCCCCGTAATCCTATTCGGCAGGCAGTGCCGGAACCGGCCCGTAAACCCGGCGGAAAGGAAGAACAGGGGGAAAAATAG
- the tatC gene encoding twin-arginine translocase subunit TatC, with translation MAEDTEQTMMEHLEELRRVLIISLLATFVMAGVCWFFSDRIMEIILQPVTSTGNKMHYIGIMEALMTKIKLSLFLGFLTALPIILWQFWSFIMPALRKMERVYFTVFVIVSYVFFVTGIVFAFYSVFSVGVKFLLHFGGEELLPMLTIGNYVSFAMMFILPFGVIFELPLAVFFLAQLGIINYRWMVKKRKIALLISVITGAVLVPSPDIITPLMMAAPIYILFEISVSIVKLVEWLKKRKARKQALEEVTEEG, from the coding sequence TTGGCAGAAGATACAGAACAAACAATGATGGAGCACCTGGAAGAATTACGCCGGGTGCTGATAATTTCTTTGCTTGCCACTTTTGTCATGGCCGGTGTGTGCTGGTTTTTTAGTGACCGGATAATGGAGATTATATTGCAGCCGGTAACCAGCACCGGTAACAAAATGCATTATATTGGCATCATGGAAGCTTTGATGACCAAAATTAAACTTAGCCTGTTCCTTGGTTTTTTGACCGCCCTACCCATAATCCTGTGGCAGTTCTGGAGTTTTATCATGCCGGCCCTGCGCAAGATGGAGCGGGTTTACTTCACCGTCTTCGTCATTGTGTCATATGTTTTCTTTGTTACCGGTATTGTATTTGCTTTCTACTCTGTTTTCAGTGTGGGGGTTAAGTTTTTGCTGCATTTTGGTGGCGAAGAGCTGTTACCCATGCTTACCATTGGTAATTATGTTTCCTTTGCCATGATGTTTATTTTACCCTTTGGTGTTATTTTTGAATTACCGCTGGCTGTGTTCTTTCTGGCCCAACTTGGTATTATTAATTACCGGTGGATGGTGAAGAAACGTAAAATTGCTCTTTTGATCTCAGTGATTACCGGGGCAGTGCTGGTTCCTTCACCGGATATTATTACTCCCCTGATGATGGCTGCACCAATATACATTCTGTTCGAGATAAGTGTATCCATTGTTAAGTTGGTGGAATGGCTTAAAAAACGTAAGGCCAGGAAACAGGCATTGGAAGAAGTAACCGAAGAAGGTTAA
- the nuoE gene encoding NADH-quinone oxidoreductase subunit NuoE — MSLCCCNQNNQDKQKSLAELLTKYKEQPGALIPVLQQAQEIFGYLGPEVIDQIAGELKIPPARVYGVATFYAQFHLQPRGRHVIKVCQGTACHVRGGAKVLEAIKKQTGLEPGETSKDLRYTLETVACLGACGLAPVMMVNEDTQGQLSPEKAVKKIAQCD; from the coding sequence TTGTCTCTTTGTTGCTGTAATCAAAATAATCAAGATAAACAAAAAAGTTTGGCGGAACTTCTGACCAAGTATAAAGAGCAGCCCGGTGCCTTAATACCGGTATTGCAACAGGCCCAGGAGATTTTTGGTTACCTGGGGCCGGAAGTAATTGACCAAATAGCCGGTGAATTAAAAATTCCCCCGGCCAGGGTTTACGGGGTGGCCACCTTTTATGCCCAGTTTCATTTGCAACCCAGGGGTCGTCACGTGATTAAAGTATGTCAGGGCACTGCCTGTCACGTACGGGGCGGGGCCAAAGTGCTGGAGGCCATTAAAAAGCAAACCGGCCTGGAGCCCGGTGAAACCTCTAAGGATTTACGCTACACCCTGGAGACAGTGGCCTGCCTTGGCGCCTGCGGGTTAGCCCCGGTGATGATGGTTAACGAGGATACCCAGGGCCAACTGTCGCCGGAAAAGGCAGTTAAGAAAATTGCCCAGTGTGATTAG
- a CDS encoding 4Fe-4S dicluster domain-containing protein, whose protein sequence is MPKGVLVDITKCIGCKACQVACKQWNDLQANGTPEFVNGLTSPAETDGYTYTNVRIEVVKKGDDYTMRSAKRQCMHCEYPACASACFAKALQRDPKTGAVHYYPHLCVGCRYCMLACPFDIPKYQWDKQFPLISKCQFCFDPEGKYDRLGYGMAPACVDSCPTGALKFGERDELLKEAWSRINSDPKYLKQVLGEKEAGGTSWLYISDVPFENFGFRPNLGTRPLPEYSHNFLKWTPIIAVGWGTLLTVLYHYSKRREQIAKESGKDVQM, encoded by the coding sequence GTGCCAAAAGGCGTACTTGTTGATATAACCAAATGTATAGGTTGTAAAGCCTGCCAGGTGGCCTGCAAACAATGGAATGATTTGCAGGCTAACGGAACACCTGAATTTGTTAATGGCTTGACCAGCCCGGCTGAAACAGACGGGTATACCTATACCAACGTTCGTATTGAAGTAGTTAAAAAAGGTGACGACTATACCATGCGGTCGGCCAAAAGGCAGTGTATGCACTGTGAGTATCCGGCCTGTGCTTCGGCTTGCTTTGCCAAAGCATTACAAAGGGATCCCAAAACCGGGGCAGTGCATTACTACCCGCATCTCTGCGTGGGCTGCCGCTACTGCATGCTGGCCTGTCCCTTTGATATTCCTAAATATCAGTGGGATAAACAGTTCCCGTTAATTTCTAAATGCCAGTTTTGCTTTGACCCGGAAGGAAAGTATGACCGTTTAGGTTATGGCATGGCACCGGCCTGTGTTGATTCCTGCCCCACCGGAGCATTGAAGTTTGGTGAGCGGGATGAATTACTGAAAGAGGCCTGGAGCCGTATTAACAGCGATCCCAAATATCTTAAACAGGTATTAGGTGAAAAAGAGGCCGGCGGTACATCCTGGTTATATATTTCCGATGTACCCTTTGAAAACTTTGGTTTCCGTCCCAACCTGGGTACCAGGCCGCTGCCCGAATACTCCCACAACTTCCTCAAGTGGACCCCAATCATTGCTGTGGGCTGGGGTACTCTACTGACAGTTCTGTATCACTACTCTAAGCGACGTGAACAGATAGCTAAAGAGAGTGGCAAAGATGTACAAATGTAG
- the mobA gene encoding molybdenum cofactor guanylyltransferase — MFASAVILAGGKSSRMKTNKAMLNLHGTTMLQLVIDRLRPAFNEILIISNEPDQYKYLGLPVYCDIFPNRGPLAGIHAGLQNITTNRAFLVACDMPFVNTHLANELLLELDHYQVAVPRQGKFLQPLHAAYRKDCLPMIEQCLQTERPKITSFYDSARVKYFDFDEHPEYDWDTIFFNVNTPEDFQVAQAMDLKEILHR, encoded by the coding sequence GTGTTCGCCTCAGCCGTAATTTTGGCCGGTGGCAAAAGTAGTCGCATGAAAACAAACAAAGCCATGCTAAATTTACATGGCACAACTATGTTACAACTGGTTATTGACCGTTTACGTCCTGCTTTTAACGAAATTCTGATTATTAGTAATGAACCTGACCAATATAAATATTTGGGATTACCTGTTTATTGTGATATTTTTCCCAACCGCGGACCCCTGGCCGGCATTCATGCCGGGCTGCAAAATATTACCACCAACAGAGCCTTTTTGGTGGCCTGCGACATGCCCTTTGTTAATACTCATTTGGCAAATGAATTATTATTAGAATTGGACCACTACCAAGTTGCTGTACCAAGACAGGGCAAGTTCCTGCAGCCCCTGCATGCAGCCTACAGAAAAGACTGCCTGCCCATGATTGAACAATGCCTGCAAACAGAACGGCCAAAAATTACTTCCTTTTATGATTCGGCCCGGGTAAAATACTTTGATTTTGACGAACATCCGGAATATGACTGGGATACCATTTTCTTTAATGTAAATACGCCGGAAGATTTTCAAGTAGCCCAGGCTATGGATTTGAAGGAAATACTTCATAGATGA
- a CDS encoding formate dehydrogenase accessory protein FdhE translates to MENTRNNAEKLANFYLAIMELDNDVDTLEWKVNLDPAQVNQWQQGTPALAVCPPEINPEKLFTRFYSVAEACQKWQVGPQPLPEDFLVALKQLDEDQRKDLLNSLLLINGHKARWAKELRVSAELLDFIALNTFKPLLKSYGQAVLKQLPLTSWTASHCPVCGDQPTMAKLVGKEGARKLYCGRCETEWRYKRLGCPYCEDDNASEASFITLEDKKQYRVYLCDHCKSYLKTVDERVVGEVDLFCEDLATADLDELARAEGYRRGDRRQQV, encoded by the coding sequence ATGGAGAATACAAGAAACAACGCAGAAAAACTGGCCAATTTTTACCTGGCAATAATGGAACTAGATAATGATGTTGATACATTAGAGTGGAAGGTAAATCTGGATCCTGCGCAAGTGAATCAATGGCAACAGGGTACACCTGCTTTGGCGGTGTGCCCGCCGGAGATTAATCCGGAAAAGTTGTTTACCAGGTTTTATAGTGTGGCCGAGGCCTGCCAGAAATGGCAGGTCGGCCCCCAACCTCTGCCAGAGGATTTTTTGGTGGCCTTAAAGCAGCTGGACGAAGATCAAAGAAAAGATTTGCTTAATTCCTTACTGTTGATAAACGGGCACAAGGCCAGGTGGGCCAAAGAGCTGCGGGTTTCCGCAGAGCTTTTGGATTTCATTGCCTTGAATACCTTTAAACCACTGTTAAAATCCTATGGACAGGCGGTACTAAAGCAACTACCCCTAACATCCTGGACCGCCAGCCATTGTCCGGTTTGCGGCGACCAGCCCACCATGGCCAAGCTGGTGGGCAAAGAAGGTGCCCGCAAGCTTTACTGTGGGCGATGTGAAACAGAATGGCGTTACAAAAGACTGGGTTGCCCCTACTGTGAGGATGATAATGCTTCCGAAGCCTCATTTATCACCCTGGAGGATAAGAAACAATACCGTGTCTACCTCTGCGATCACTGTAAGAGTTATCTCAAAACAGTGGATGAACGTGTGGTGGGGGAAGTGGATCTGTTTTGCGAAGATTTAGCCACTGCTGACTTGGATGAACTGGCCCGGGCTGAGGGATACCGGCGGGGTGACAGGAGACAGCAGGTTTAA